In Electrophorus electricus isolate fEleEle1 chromosome 12, fEleEle1.pri, whole genome shotgun sequence, a single window of DNA contains:
- the il12ba gene encoding interleukin 12Ba, which produces MVFLLFGVLFAFPYATMESIKVAESYWTLKTNELVVDEDMANYGSQLLVPLLCGEAFEGQDIMWRRNSGEELQERGNRILVMVEERQGGTYNCYSREGSYLNHTLVLVHWPYRKIIKGTPEKGYIYCSANNYNGSFQCSWTWDEKRADAGKVVLIKVTRSHQVGNITCDLTSSGHGVMCQDHAYCPYAEERDQVNLTIYFRSDYVIETYRLQFQISGIVRPDMVRISKNTTTLELQYPETWSTPSSFFPLTFQVKEIHCCKKKCDCSNSIPRKVKLTQGQMWPIKQGVTVCVRAQDDLCNSSWSEWSRFKCPKMKSKRTNKKWRLQKQE; this is translated from the exons atggtttttcttttgtttggagTCCTATTTGCTTTTCCATACGCCACCATGGAATCTATCAAAGTGGCTGAAAGTTATTGGACTCTTAAAACAAATG AGCTGGTGGTGGATGAAGACATGGCCAATTACGGCAGCCAGCTACTGGTTCCACTGCTGTGCGGGGAGGCTTTTGAGGGGCAGGACATCATGTGGAGGAGAAACAGTGGAGAAGAGCTCCAGGAGAGGGGGAACAGAATACTAGTTATGGTggaagagaggcagggaggcacTTACAACTGCTACAGCAGGGAAGGCTCCTACCTGAACCACACTCTGGTACTGGTGCACTGGCCCTACAGGAAGATTATTAAAGGGACACCTGAGAAAG GTTACATCTACTGCTCAGCAAACAACTACAATGGCTCCTTTCAGTGTTCCTGGACCTGGGATGAAAAAAGGGCAGATGCAGGAAAAGTTGTACTTATTAAAGTAACACG CTCTCACCAAGTAGGGAACATCACCTGCGACCTGACCTCCAGTGGCCATGGGGTCATGTGCCAGGACCACGCCTACTGTCCCTATGCTGAAGAGAGGGACCAAGTCAACTTAACCATTTATTTCCGGAGTGACTATGTCATTGAGACCTATCGTCTGCAGTTTCAGATTTCAGGCATAG TGAGGCCGGACATGGTGCGCATCagcaaaaacaccaccaccctagAGCTGCAGTACCCAGAGACATGGAGCACCCcctcttccttttttcccctcacctTCCAAGTGAAAGAGATTCACTGTTGCAAGAAAAAATGTGACTGTTCAAACAGCATTCCGCGGAAG GTGAAACTGACTCAGGGGCAGATGTGGCCAATAAAACAGGGCGTGACTGTGTGCGTGAGAGCGCAGGACGATCTGTGCAACTCCTCTTGGAGTGAGTGGAGCCGGTTCAA ATGTCCTAAAATGAAAAGCAAGAGAACGAACAAGAAATGGAGACTTCAAAAACAAGAGTGA